A stretch of the Sinorhizobium alkalisoli genome encodes the following:
- the arsC gene encoding arsenate reductase (glutaredoxin) (This arsenate reductase requires both glutathione and glutaredoxin to convert arsenate to arsenite, after which the efflux transporter formed by ArsA and ArsB can extrude the arsenite from the cell, providing resistance.), which produces MDVTIYHNPACGTSRNTLALIRHAGIEPKVIEYLKTPPDREELAGMIRDAGLSVREAIREKGTPYAELGLGDPSLSDDQLLTAMIEHPILINRPFVVTRLGTRLARPSEAVLDILPADAFKGPFVKEDGEAVLDGEGRRLA; this is translated from the coding sequence ATGGACGTCACCATCTACCACAATCCTGCTTGCGGCACGTCCCGCAATACATTGGCGCTGATCCGCCACGCCGGCATCGAACCGAAGGTGATCGAATATCTGAAGACCCCGCCCGACCGCGAGGAGCTTGCCGGCATGATCCGCGACGCCGGCCTTTCGGTCCGTGAGGCGATCCGCGAGAAGGGGACACCCTATGCGGAACTCGGGCTCGGCGATCCGTCGCTTTCCGACGATCAGCTCCTGACGGCAATGATCGAGCATCCGATCCTCATCAATCGGCCGTTCGTCGTCACCCGCTTGGGTACCCGGCTGGCGCGGCCGTCGGAAGCGGTTCTCGATATCCTGCCAGCGGATGCCTTCAAAGGGCCGTTCGTCAAGGAGGATGGCGAAGCGGTTCTCGATGGGGAGGGGCGACGCCTTGCCTGA
- the arsH gene encoding arsenical resistance protein ArsH, with the protein MGRGDALPELSAADPRHLRKPAAEALRPPFSTHPPRILILYGSLRQVSYSRLLAEEAGRLLEYFGAEVRFFDPSGLPLPDDAPASHPKVQELRELSEWSEGQVWVSPERHGAITGIMKAQIDWIPLAIGSIRPTQGKTLAVMQVSGGSQSFNAVNTLRLLGRWMRMITIPNQSSVAKAYQEFDANGRMKPSSYYDRVVDVCEELVKFTLLTRDVSHYLVDRYSERKEDAEKLEQRVRLKSV; encoded by the coding sequence ATGGGGAGGGGCGACGCCTTGCCTGAACTTTCCGCCGCCGATCCGCGGCATCTGCGCAAGCCCGCCGCCGAGGCGCTGCGGCCGCCTTTCTCGACGCATCCGCCGCGCATCCTGATCCTTTACGGCTCGCTTCGCCAGGTGTCCTATTCGCGGCTTCTGGCGGAGGAGGCCGGGCGGTTGCTGGAGTATTTCGGGGCGGAAGTGCGCTTTTTCGACCCGTCGGGTCTGCCGCTTCCGGACGACGCGCCGGCAAGCCACCCAAAGGTCCAGGAGCTCCGGGAACTCTCCGAATGGTCGGAAGGCCAGGTCTGGGTGAGTCCGGAGCGCCATGGGGCAATCACCGGCATCATGAAGGCGCAGATCGACTGGATACCGCTTGCGATCGGGTCGATCCGGCCGACCCAGGGGAAAACCCTCGCCGTCATGCAGGTGTCGGGCGGCTCGCAGTCCTTCAATGCGGTGAACACGCTGCGCCTGCTCGGACGCTGGATGCGCATGATCACCATCCCCAACCAGTCCTCGGTCGCCAAGGCCTACCAGGAATTCGACGCGAATGGACGCATGAAGCCGTCTTCCTACTATGATCGGGTCGTCGATGTCTGCGAGGAGCTCGTGAAGTTCACGCTGCTGACCCGCGACGTTTCGCACTACCTCGTCGACCGATACAGCGAACGCAAGGAAGACGCCGAGAAGCTGGAACAGCGGGTCAGACTGAAGTCTGTCTGA
- a CDS encoding DUF445 domain-containing protein, with amino-acid sequence MSPDRSRAFDAPVPSQPSAPVPNSAEDRQRRRLKRNRLLATSLLIAMAAVFLGTHLVPDPGFAIQLLRAAAEAGIVGGLADWFAVTALFRHPLGLPIPHTAIVTTNKERIGQSLGRFLERHFLTEEVMLRKLRSAHVAQRFSAWLAAPATAPVLAEAVASALPYVIRTLDNKDLQDFARRSLGRQVRQADVAPILGRAIDILTASGETDVLFERALGVAAQWLEENREQIFQLVRERSRWWIPRTIDRRIAEAIVSGVGDLLNKLREPESEVRLKFREALYRLIDDLNTSPAQREQVNAIKNRVLEHPEVQAWVAAVWNGTARMMLDDLARPNSKVRLAVEKLCLLVGRALASDQAMLAHIDSFLEKLAAYVVSWRHEIGAFVSEVVRSWDTPTLVDRLELVVGSDLQYIRMNGTIVGAFAGCLIFLVSRSFG; translated from the coding sequence ATGTCACCGGACCGTTCCCGCGCGTTTGATGCTCCCGTCCCGTCCCAGCCTTCAGCGCCTGTTCCGAATTCCGCCGAGGATCGTCAGCGCCGCCGCCTGAAGCGCAATCGCCTGCTGGCGACATCCCTCTTGATCGCCATGGCGGCGGTTTTTCTTGGAACCCACTTGGTTCCCGATCCCGGCTTCGCGATCCAGCTCTTGCGCGCCGCCGCGGAAGCGGGAATCGTCGGCGGGCTCGCTGACTGGTTCGCAGTGACCGCGCTCTTCCGTCACCCGCTTGGCCTACCGATCCCGCATACGGCTATTGTGACAACCAACAAGGAGCGCATCGGTCAATCCCTGGGTCGCTTCCTGGAACGGCACTTCCTGACCGAGGAGGTGATGCTGCGAAAATTGCGGAGCGCCCATGTGGCCCAGCGGTTTTCGGCATGGCTTGCGGCTCCGGCGACGGCGCCGGTGCTCGCCGAAGCCGTTGCTTCGGCGCTTCCTTATGTCATTCGCACGCTCGACAACAAGGACCTGCAGGACTTCGCCCGCCGGAGCCTCGGCAGACAGGTACGGCAAGCCGACGTCGCGCCGATTCTCGGCCGTGCCATTGATATCTTGACGGCGAGCGGGGAGACGGACGTTCTGTTTGAGCGCGCCCTCGGCGTTGCCGCCCAATGGCTGGAGGAAAACCGCGAGCAGATCTTCCAATTGGTCCGCGAGCGCAGTCGCTGGTGGATTCCCCGGACCATCGATCGAAGGATCGCGGAGGCGATCGTCTCGGGCGTAGGCGACCTCCTCAACAAATTGCGTGAGCCGGAGAGCGAAGTCCGGCTGAAGTTCCGCGAGGCGCTCTACCGTCTCATCGATGACCTGAACACATCACCGGCCCAGCGCGAGCAGGTAAACGCCATCAAGAACCGCGTCCTGGAACACCCGGAGGTTCAGGCCTGGGTCGCAGCCGTATGGAATGGGACCGCACGCATGATGCTGGACGACCTGGCTCGGCCGAACTCGAAGGTGCGTCTGGCTGTCGAGAAATTGTGTCTGCTCGTCGGCCGGGCATTGGCGAGCGACCAGGCCATGTTGGCCCATATCGACTCGTTTCTGGAGAAGCTTGCTGCCTATGTCGTTTCGTGGCGGCACGAGATCGGCGCGTTCGTGTCGGAAGTGGTCAGAAGCTGGGATACGCCCACGCTCGTGGACCGCCTGGAGTTGGTCGTCGGCAGCGATCTCCAGTACATCCGCATGAACGGCACGATCGTCGGCGCCTTTGCGGGCTGCCTGATCTTCCTGGTTTCCCGATCCTTCGGTTGA
- a CDS encoding malonate--CoA ligase, translated as MSNHLFDAIRRAARPRAGFILEAGGRSWTYSDMLDHSGRIASALDALGVRPGDRVAVQVEKSPAALMLYLACLRIGAVYLPLNTAYTLAELDYFIGDAEPRLVVCAPSAEEGVTRLAATHGAHIESLDEKGGGSLTELARGESPDFPDAHRGPDDLAAILYTSGTTGRSKGAMLTHDNLLSNASTLRDYWRFTADDRLIHALPIFHTHGLFVASNVILLAGASMYFLPKFDADEVLRLMPQATAMMGVPTFYVRLVQHLGLTREVTAGMRLFVSGSAPLLAETHRTFEEMTGHAILERYGMTETNMNTSNPYDGDRIAGTVGFPLPGISLRVTDPESGKPLPKGETGMIEVKGPNVFKGYWRMPEKTQAEFRADGFFITGDLGRIDERGYVHIVGRGKDLVISGGYNIYPKEVETEIDRMPGVVESAVIGVPHPDFGEGVTAVVVRKPDAAIDERTVLDGLKDRLARYKQPKRVIFVEDLPRNTMGKVQKNVLRDRYADLYVHTGNETSVQARV; from the coding sequence ATGAGCAATCATCTGTTCGATGCCATCCGCCGGGCCGCGCGCCCCCGCGCCGGCTTCATCCTGGAAGCCGGTGGCCGCTCCTGGACTTATAGCGACATGCTGGATCATTCGGGCCGCATCGCATCGGCGCTCGATGCCCTCGGCGTACGGCCGGGCGACCGGGTGGCCGTGCAGGTGGAGAAGAGCCCCGCCGCGCTGATGCTCTATCTCGCCTGCCTGCGCATAGGAGCCGTCTATCTTCCGCTTAATACGGCCTATACGCTGGCCGAGCTCGACTATTTCATCGGAGATGCCGAGCCACGGCTCGTCGTCTGCGCCCCGTCGGCCGAGGAGGGAGTTACCAGGCTCGCCGCAACCCACGGGGCCCATATCGAATCGCTGGACGAGAAAGGCGGCGGTTCGCTGACCGAGCTCGCACGCGGCGAGTCGCCCGACTTCCCGGATGCCCATCGCGGGCCCGACGATCTTGCCGCGATCCTCTATACGTCGGGAACGACGGGGCGCTCGAAAGGCGCCATGCTGACCCATGACAATCTCCTGTCAAACGCCTCCACGCTGCGAGACTACTGGCGCTTTACCGCCGACGACAGGCTGATCCACGCCTTGCCGATTTTCCACACGCACGGCCTCTTCGTCGCGTCGAACGTGATCCTTCTTGCCGGTGCATCGATGTATTTTCTGCCGAAGTTCGACGCCGACGAGGTGCTGCGGCTGATGCCTCAGGCGACGGCGATGATGGGGGTTCCGACCTTCTACGTCCGCCTCGTCCAGCATCTGGGGCTGACGCGGGAGGTGACGGCTGGAATGCGGCTGTTCGTTTCGGGCTCGGCTCCGCTGCTCGCCGAGACCCACAGGACGTTTGAAGAAATGACCGGGCACGCCATTCTCGAGCGTTACGGGATGACGGAAACCAACATGAATACGTCGAACCCCTATGATGGGGATCGCATCGCCGGAACGGTCGGCTTTCCGCTGCCCGGCATCTCGCTTCGTGTGACCGATCCGGAGAGCGGCAAGCCGCTTCCAAAAGGCGAGACCGGCATGATCGAGGTGAAGGGACCGAATGTTTTCAAGGGGTATTGGCGCATGCCCGAGAAAACGCAGGCCGAGTTCCGTGCCGACGGTTTCTTCATCACGGGCGATCTCGGCAGGATCGACGAGCGCGGCTACGTCCACATCGTCGGCCGCGGCAAGGATCTCGTGATTTCCGGCGGCTATAATATCTATCCCAAAGAGGTCGAAACGGAGATCGACCGGATGCCGGGAGTGGTCGAAAGCGCCGTCATCGGCGTGCCGCATCCAGATTTCGGCGAAGGCGTCACGGCCGTCGTCGTCAGGAAGCCGGATGCAGCAATCGACGAGCGTACCGTTCTCGACGGGCTGAAGGACCGCCTGGCACGCTACAAGCAGCCGAAGCGGGTGATCTTCGTGGAAGACCTACCACGCAACACGATGGGCAAGGTCCAGAAGAACGTGCTCCGCGACAGGTATGCCGATCTTTATGTCCACACAGGGAACGAGACGAGCGTGCAAGCGCGGGTGTGA
- a CDS encoding malonyl-CoA decarboxylase, which yields MSRTSFFSDMLQTITDRGRRFLSLGPAREGEADAVDKMEALCETLLSSRGEASGMALAKNILDRWQSFDPQQRRDFMMVLLSRFGPDSERLEQAIDAYRAEPNPRALLELSVAAEPRRQELIRRLNLAPNGIATLVRMREDLIKLKAENPDLTAVDADFAHLFGSWFNRGFLVLRPINWSTPANILEKIIRYEAVHHIGGWDELRLRLAPEDRRCFAFFHPQLVDDPLIFVEVALTREMPSNIAGLLTEDRAPIRAADATMAVFYSISNCQEGLRGISFGNFLIKQVVEDLRREFPRLDSFATLSPVPGFAEWLSRERRAEVSDALSAADRSKLAALDEPEWADQPELLASIQPTMTAAAAWYFLRARDRNGKVVDPVARFHLGNGARLERINFLADRSARAMRQAHGLMVNYLYKLDDIETNHETFATRGQVVAAPAIRRLVPAHKGPRSLVPVPGVLPPDVQSGGAPKKRGSKEFTS from the coding sequence ATGAGCAGGACGTCTTTCTTCAGCGACATGTTGCAGACCATCACCGACCGCGGCCGCCGTTTCCTGTCGTTAGGACCTGCACGCGAAGGCGAAGCCGATGCCGTGGACAAGATGGAAGCGCTCTGCGAAACGCTGTTGTCGAGCCGGGGTGAAGCGTCGGGCATGGCGCTTGCGAAGAACATTCTCGACCGCTGGCAAAGCTTCGATCCGCAGCAGCGGCGTGACTTCATGATGGTGCTGCTCTCGCGCTTCGGGCCCGATAGCGAGCGGCTGGAGCAGGCGATCGACGCCTATCGCGCCGAACCCAATCCAAGGGCCCTACTGGAATTGAGCGTGGCGGCCGAGCCTCGCCGGCAGGAACTGATCCGCAGGCTCAATCTGGCGCCAAACGGCATCGCCACGCTCGTGCGAATGCGGGAAGATCTCATCAAGCTCAAGGCCGAGAACCCCGACCTTACGGCCGTCGACGCGGACTTCGCCCACCTTTTCGGATCGTGGTTCAACCGCGGCTTCCTCGTATTGCGGCCGATCAACTGGTCGACGCCGGCCAATATTCTCGAAAAGATCATTCGCTACGAGGCCGTCCACCATATCGGCGGCTGGGACGAGCTGCGCCTGCGCCTTGCGCCGGAAGACCGGCGCTGTTTCGCGTTCTTCCATCCGCAACTCGTCGACGATCCGCTGATTTTCGTGGAAGTGGCGCTGACGCGGGAGATGCCTTCGAATATTGCGGGCCTGTTGACGGAAGACCGCGCGCCGATCCGCGCTGCAGATGCGACGATGGCGGTCTTCTATTCGATCTCGAACTGCCAAGAGGGCCTGAGGGGCATTTCCTTCGGCAACTTCCTCATCAAACAGGTGGTCGAGGATCTGCGCCGCGAGTTTCCTCGGCTCGACAGCTTCGCGACCTTGTCGCCGGTGCCAGGCTTTGCCGAATGGCTGTCTCGCGAGCGGCGTGCCGAAGTCTCCGATGCCCTTTCCGCCGCGGACCGCAGCAAGCTTGCGGCGCTCGATGAGCCGGAATGGGCCGACCAGCCGGAATTGCTGGCGAGCATCCAGCCGACCATGACGGCCGCTGCCGCCTGGTATTTCCTGAGGGCCCGCGACCGCAACGGCAAAGTCGTGGACCCCGTCGCGCGCTTCCATCTCGGCAATGGCGCACGGCTCGAGCGGATCAATTTCCTCGCAGATCGCTCCGCTCGTGCCATGCGCCAGGCGCACGGACTGATGGTCAACTATCTCTACAAACTCGACGACATAGAGACGAACCACGAGACTTTTGCCACCCGCGGCCAGGTCGTCGCCGCACCGGCCATCCGGCGGCTGGTGCCCGCCCACAAGGGCCCCCGCAGTCTGGTTCCCGTTCCGGGCGTCCTTCCTCCGGACGTCCAATCAGGCGGTGCCCCAAAGAAGAGAGGCAGCAAGGAGTTCACCTCATGA
- a CDS encoding TRAP transporter large permease, whose translation MSPTVSGLMIVACLFALLATGMPIAFALGLSAFAALYLQSGAAIFYVLGDTMFSGIANLAYVSIPMFVLMGAAVASSPAGSDLYTSLDRWLNRIPGGLILSNIGACAIFSGMTGSSPATCAAIGKMGIPEMLRRGYPTSVASGSIAAGGTLGILIPPSVTLIVYGIATETSIGRLFMAGILPGILLTSLFMAWAIIDCKRKGYEFDARFIRYSIRDRLAGLPRILPFLLIIAGTLYVLYGGIATPSEAAGAGAFLTLLVVIIAYRLFRFRPVAGILGSAMKESVMIMMIMAAAELFAFALSSLFITQTVATAIADMEVNRWLLMLIINVFLLICGMFLPPVAVIVMTAPMLFPIVTQAGFDPYWFAIVLTINMEVGLITPPIGLNLFVINAIAPQIPTKEILWGSLPYVLVMFLAIIILCLFPGIATWLPNQMLGAIQ comes from the coding sequence ATGAGCCCGACCGTTTCCGGACTGATGATCGTTGCCTGTCTCTTCGCCCTGCTGGCGACCGGCATGCCCATCGCATTCGCCCTGGGGCTTTCCGCCTTTGCGGCCCTCTATTTGCAGAGCGGCGCCGCCATCTTCTACGTCCTGGGGGATACGATGTTCTCCGGTATCGCCAATCTGGCCTATGTGTCCATCCCGATGTTCGTCCTGATGGGCGCGGCGGTCGCCTCATCCCCGGCGGGATCGGACCTCTACACCTCGTTGGACCGGTGGCTGAACCGCATCCCGGGCGGCCTCATCCTGTCCAATATCGGCGCCTGTGCCATCTTCTCCGGCATGACCGGTTCCTCGCCGGCGACCTGCGCGGCGATCGGCAAGATGGGCATTCCGGAGATGCTGCGACGGGGCTATCCGACCTCGGTCGCAAGCGGCTCGATCGCGGCCGGCGGCACGCTCGGCATTCTCATTCCCCCATCCGTGACGTTGATCGTCTACGGCATTGCGACCGAGACCTCCATCGGACGGCTGTTCATGGCCGGCATCCTTCCCGGCATCCTGCTGACGTCCCTGTTCATGGCTTGGGCGATCATCGATTGCAAACGCAAGGGCTATGAATTCGATGCGCGTTTCATCCGCTACTCGATCAGGGACCGGCTGGCGGGCCTTCCGCGCATCCTGCCCTTCCTGCTGATCATCGCCGGTACGCTGTACGTGCTTTACGGAGGGATCGCCACGCCGTCCGAGGCGGCCGGCGCCGGTGCCTTCCTCACGCTGCTCGTGGTGATCATCGCCTACCGGCTGTTCCGCTTTCGGCCCGTCGCCGGCATTCTTGGATCGGCGATGAAGGAAAGCGTCATGATCATGATGATCATGGCAGCCGCCGAGCTCTTCGCCTTCGCGCTGTCCTCGCTGTTCATCACCCAGACCGTCGCAACGGCAATCGCCGACATGGAAGTCAACCGATGGCTGTTGATGTTGATCATCAACGTCTTTCTCTTGATCTGCGGCATGTTCCTGCCGCCCGTCGCCGTAATCGTGATGACCGCGCCGATGCTCTTTCCGATCGTCACCCAGGCGGGATTTGACCCCTACTGGTTTGCGATCGTCCTGACGATCAACATGGAAGTCGGCTTGATCACGCCGCCGATCGGGCTCAACCTTTTCGTCATCAACGCCATCGCGCCGCAGATCCCGACGAAGGAGATTCTCTGGGGTTCCCTGCCCTACGTGCTGGTGATGTTCCTGGCGATCATCATCCTCTGCCTCTTTCCGGGAATTGCGACGTGGCTGCCGAACCAGATGTTGGGGGCAATCCAATGA
- a CDS encoding TRAP transporter small permease subunit has protein sequence MLKAYIEAVGNASRGLAIVATALIIASMLVVCQMILMRYVFRQPTIWQTDFVVFSATAAMFLGAPYVLLKGGHVGVDVVEVMVGDRTRSVLRVIASLLGLLFCTIMLIATWIQFHDAWAGNWKHSSVWAPPLWVPLAALPVSFAMLCLQYVAQVLTLLTASAGPATISDGGVESGSTPSANPHSREIIQ, from the coding sequence ATGCTCAAGGCCTATATCGAGGCTGTCGGCAATGCTTCGCGCGGGCTCGCGATCGTTGCGACCGCCCTGATCATCGCGTCGATGCTCGTCGTCTGCCAGATGATCCTGATGCGCTATGTGTTTCGCCAACCGACGATCTGGCAAACGGACTTCGTCGTGTTTTCAGCAACCGCAGCCATGTTTCTCGGCGCACCCTATGTTTTGCTCAAGGGCGGCCATGTCGGGGTGGATGTCGTCGAAGTCATGGTCGGCGACCGCACGCGATCGGTTCTACGCGTGATCGCGAGCCTTCTCGGCCTCCTCTTCTGCACAATCATGCTCATCGCGACGTGGATTCAGTTTCACGACGCATGGGCAGGCAACTGGAAACATTCCAGCGTATGGGCGCCGCCGCTTTGGGTGCCACTCGCCGCACTTCCTGTCAGCTTTGCCATGCTGTGTCTGCAGTATGTCGCACAGGTCCTGACGCTGCTGACTGCGTCGGCGGGGCCGGCAACCATCAGCGATGGCGGCGTCGAATCGGGTTCGACGCCAAGCGCCAATCCTCATTCCCGGGAGATCATCCAATGA
- the dctP gene encoding TRAP transporter substrate-binding protein DctP, whose translation MSSFRRKLGACAVAALGSLIVSTASAQTILKASHQFPGGKGDIRDEMVQLIAREVSAANVGLEIQVFPGASLYKPNDQWNAVTRGLLDMTSFPLDYASGRHPEFSATLMPGLVGNFDRAMRLNDSEFMQDIKKVIEDAGAIVIADAWLSGAFASKRDCITSPDTIKGQVIRAAGPAFEEMLVEAGASISSMPSSEIYTGMQTGVLDAANTSSASFVSYRLFEQAKCLTAPGENALWFMYEPVLVSKRVFEGLTEEQQKAILAAGEKAEAYFNEEVRKGDQVMVDTYKKAGVEVVEMTKEDYNAWLEVAKESSYKNFAANVPGGDKLIEKALAVE comes from the coding sequence ATGAGCAGTTTTCGACGGAAGCTGGGAGCTTGCGCTGTCGCAGCCCTCGGCAGCTTGATCGTCTCGACGGCGTCCGCCCAGACCATCTTGAAGGCTTCGCATCAGTTCCCGGGCGGCAAGGGCGACATTCGCGACGAGATGGTGCAGTTGATCGCCCGCGAAGTCAGCGCGGCGAATGTCGGCCTTGAGATCCAGGTTTTCCCCGGTGCCTCGCTCTATAAGCCGAACGACCAGTGGAACGCGGTTACCCGGGGCCTGCTCGACATGACGTCGTTTCCGCTCGACTATGCGTCGGGTCGCCATCCGGAATTCTCCGCAACGCTGATGCCTGGGCTCGTCGGCAATTTCGACCGTGCCATGCGGCTCAACGATTCCGAATTCATGCAGGACATCAAGAAGGTCATCGAGGATGCCGGCGCTATCGTGATCGCCGACGCCTGGCTGTCCGGCGCCTTCGCTTCCAAGAGGGATTGCATCACCTCGCCCGACACGATCAAGGGCCAGGTGATCCGCGCCGCCGGGCCCGCCTTCGAGGAGATGCTAGTGGAAGCGGGCGCTTCGATTTCGTCGATGCCGTCGTCGGAGATCTACACGGGCATGCAGACCGGCGTGCTCGACGCGGCCAATACCTCGTCGGCGAGCTTCGTTTCCTACCGCCTGTTCGAACAGGCCAAGTGCCTGACCGCGCCGGGCGAAAACGCCCTGTGGTTCATGTACGAGCCGGTGCTGGTGTCGAAGCGCGTCTTTGAGGGCCTGACGGAAGAACAGCAAAAGGCGATCCTGGCCGCGGGCGAAAAGGCGGAGGCCTATTTCAATGAGGAGGTCCGCAAGGGCGACCAGGTCATGGTCGACACCTACAAGAAGGCCGGTGTGGAAGTGGTCGAGATGACGAAGGAGGACTACAACGCCTGGCTCGAAGTCGCAAAAGAGTCGTCCTACAAGAACTTTGCCGCCAACGTCCCCGGCGGGGACAAGCTGATCGAAAAGGCGCTGGCCGTCGAGTGA
- a CDS encoding GntR family transcriptional regulator, with protein sequence MTDNIFHKLRDDIENGIVTGEFEPGERLDETQLAKRFGVSRTPIREALMQLSATGLVEIRPRRGAVVVDPAPQRVFEMFEVMAELEGMAGALAARRHTEEDRSALMAAHDKCKEAVASEDTDRYYYENEIFHRAIYAASHSGFLEDQCTALHRRLRPYRRLQLRVRNRMKVSFKEHGEIVEAILAGDADGARERLRGHVAVQGDRFGDLIANLSSRERRLG encoded by the coding sequence ATGACCGATAATATTTTCCACAAGCTGCGCGACGACATTGAAAACGGCATTGTCACCGGCGAGTTCGAACCGGGTGAACGCCTGGACGAAACGCAACTGGCGAAGCGCTTCGGGGTATCGCGAACGCCGATTCGCGAGGCCTTGATGCAGTTGAGCGCGACCGGGCTCGTCGAGATCCGGCCGCGGCGCGGAGCCGTTGTGGTCGATCCGGCGCCGCAGCGCGTCTTCGAGATGTTCGAGGTCATGGCCGAACTGGAGGGCATGGCGGGCGCTCTTGCCGCCCGGCGCCATACTGAGGAGGACCGGTCAGCACTTATGGCTGCCCACGACAAGTGCAAGGAGGCGGTCGCCAGCGAGGACACGGACCGCTACTACTATGAAAACGAGATCTTCCACCGCGCGATCTACGCGGCAAGCCATAGCGGCTTCCTGGAGGATCAATGCACGGCTCTGCATCGCCGCCTTCGTCCCTACCGCCGCCTGCAACTTAGGGTCCGCAACCGGATGAAGGTGTCCTTCAAGGAGCACGGAGAGATAGTCGAGGCCATTCTTGCCGGCGATGCGGATGGGGCGCGGGAGCGCCTGCGCGGCCACGTGGCGGTCCAAGGCGACCGATTCGGCGATCTGATCGCCAATCTTTCGAGCCGTGAACGCCGGCTTGGATAG
- a CDS encoding 3-hydroxybutyryl-CoA dehydrogenase has protein sequence MTIETVGVVGAGQMGNGIAHVLAVAGYDVTLMDVDAQRLEAGLARIGANLGRQVARGKTSEEAKRLALGRIRTTVALQDLGASDLIIEAATERESVKQKIFDELAPSLKPKTILTTNTSSLSITRLAGRTSRPEQFMGLHFMNPVPVMQLVELIRGIATSRETFEAVQALVQRLGKSAVVAEDYPAFIVNRILIPMINEAIYTLHEGVGSVVDIDQSMKLGANHPMGPLELADFIGLDTCLAIMSVLHSGLADTKYRPCPLLVKYVEAGWLGLKVGRGFYDYRGEVPVPSR, from the coding sequence ATGACGATCGAGACGGTTGGCGTCGTCGGCGCCGGGCAAATGGGCAACGGCATCGCCCATGTGCTTGCCGTTGCAGGATACGACGTCACGCTGATGGACGTCGATGCGCAAAGGCTGGAGGCGGGCCTCGCCAGGATCGGCGCGAACCTGGGTCGGCAGGTGGCGCGCGGAAAGACGTCGGAGGAGGCAAAGCGCCTTGCCCTCGGGCGCATTCGAACGACAGTGGCGCTTCAGGATCTCGGGGCGAGCGACCTCATCATCGAGGCGGCGACGGAGCGGGAATCGGTCAAGCAGAAGATCTTCGATGAGCTCGCGCCGAGCCTGAAGCCGAAGACGATCCTCACCACCAACACTTCGTCGTTATCGATCACCCGCCTCGCGGGGCGGACGAGCCGGCCGGAACAATTCATGGGACTGCATTTCATGAATCCGGTTCCGGTCATGCAACTCGTCGAGCTGATCCGGGGAATCGCGACGAGCAGGGAAACCTTCGAGGCGGTGCAGGCGCTGGTGCAGCGGCTCGGCAAGAGTGCGGTGGTGGCGGAGGATTATCCGGCCTTCATCGTCAACCGCATTCTGATCCCGATGATCAACGAGGCGATCTACACGCTCCATGAGGGGGTCGGTTCGGTCGTCGATATCGACCAGAGCATGAAGCTTGGTGCCAACCATCCGATGGGCCCGCTCGAACTTGCCGATTTCATCGGCCTCGACACCTGCCTCGCCATCATGAGCGTGCTGCATAGCGGACTGGCCGATACCAAGTACCGGCCGTGCCCGCTGCTGGTCAAATATGTCGAAGCCGGCTGGCTTGGACTGAAGGTCGGCAGAGGTTTCTACGACTATCGCGGCGAAGTGCCGGTCCCGAGCCGCTGA